In Zingiber officinale cultivar Zhangliang chromosome 3B, Zo_v1.1, whole genome shotgun sequence, a single window of DNA contains:
- the LOC122056709 gene encoding root phototropism protein 3-like produces the protein MATITAMACASPPSPSLTSATGRSHKLTCSPLPEEHHRLSAADRSWLDDSSVQELDHFAESLAGIKAKGVGPELLGSLLAHYAYRWLPELSGRAAPSPESPTAAWLKKRFLIETLASVLPPDKAALPCDFLLRLLRSASMVGSDPACLQALEARAAAQLDEASLKELLIPAFNHTTATLLDVAMVLRLVRRFAGTDDASRTGAALARVAKLVDSYLAEAALDPVLTVPTFEDLATSLPAHARPMDDGLYRAIDTYIKAHPSSSKEERKALCRLVDARKLSSEAALHAAQNERLPVRSVIQVLFAEHGKLSRLAEWSGSFNGSSTGRSPSEAAAAWRCPSKREATAVQQQEVRRLRDEVARLHVRFISLQAQVDRLAAAQRKKTTPKKNGWLGSWSCCFWSGGGGSEAAGKKVVRSELSAGRRTPVRGRQRSKILRTASL, from the exons ATGGCGACCATAACGGCCATGGCCTGCGCTTCTCCGCCCTCGCCTTCGCTCACCAGCGCCACCGGCCGCAGCCACAAACTTACCTGCTCTCCGCTGCCGGAGGAGCACCACCGTCTCTCGGCGGCCGACCGCTCCTGGCTCGACGATTCGTCTGTCCAAGAACTCGACCACTTCGCCGAGAGCCTCGCCGGCATCAAAGCCAAGGGCGTCGGGCCGGAGCTCCTCGGCTCTCTCCTCGCCCACTACGCGTACCGATGGCTCCCCGAGCTCTCCGGCCGGGCCGCCCCCTCGCCGGAGAGCCCCACCGCCGCCTGGCTCAAGAAGCGGTTCCTCATCGAGACCCTCGCCTCCGTGCTCCCGCCCGACAAGGCCGCCCTCCCCTGCGACTTCCTCCTCCGCCTCCTCCGGTCCGCCAGCATGGTCGGCTCCGACCCGGCCTGCCTCCAAGCGCTGGAGGCCCGCGCGGCCGCCCAGCTCGACGAGGCCTCCCTCAAGGAGCTGCTGATCCCCGCCTTCAACCACACCACCGCCACGCTCCTCGACGTCGCCATGGTCCTGCGCCTCGTCCGCCGCTTCGCCGGCACCGACGACGCCAGCAGGACCGGCGCCGCCCTCGCCAGGGTGGCCAAGCTGGTCGACTCCTACCTCGCCGAGGCCGCCCTCGACCCCGTCCTCACCGTCCCTACCTTCGAGGACCTCGCCACCTCCCTCCCCGCCCACGCTCGCCCCATGGACGACGGCCTCTACCGAGCCATCGACACCTACATCAAG GCGCATCCCAGCAGcagcaaggaggagaggaaggcgcTGTGCCGTCTGGTCGACGCGCGGAAGCTGTCGTCGGAGGCGGCGCTGCACGCGGCGCAGAACGAGAGGCTGCCGGTGAGGTCGGTGATCCAGGTGCTCTTCGCGGAGCACGGCAAGCTGAGCCGGTTGGCCGAGTGGAGCGGGTCCTTCAACGGGTCGTCGACGGGGAGGAGCCCGAGCGAGGCAGCGGCGGCGTGGCGGTGCCCATCGAAGCGGGAGGCGACGGCGGTGCAGCAGCAGGAGGTGCGGCGGCTGAGGGACGAGGTGGCGAGGCTGCACGTGCGTTTCATCTCGCTGCAAGCACAGGTGGATAGGCTGGCGGCCGCACAGAGGAAGAAGACGACGCCGAAGAAGAACGGGTGGCTGGGGTCTTGGTCTTGTTGTTTCTggagcggcggcggcggctcgGAGGCGGCGGGGAAGAAGGTGGTTCGGTCGGAGTTGAGCGCCGGTCGGCGGACGCCTGTGCGAGGCAGGCAGAGATCAAAAATATTAAGAACTGCTTCTTTGTAA